Genomic segment of Triticum aestivum cultivar Chinese Spring chromosome 6A, IWGSC CS RefSeq v2.1, whole genome shotgun sequence:
ACCTGCCGTGCGTACGgggcctccaccaccaccacccgatcCGCACGCCGCGTCTCCGCCAAGCGCCCTGCCCATACCGCAGACTATCGCGGGGTCAGCGCTGCTCGCACGGCTCACAAACGAAGGGCCGCCACTTCTATCCAAGCCAGATGACCAGATCGGGTTGCCGGAGCGGGGGTTTCAGTCAGCACCAGCGCCACGGGAGGAGTACTCCGTCAGGCCACCCAAACATCATTTCCCTCGTTTCGATGGTGCTGCCCCCCGTGTTTGGCTGGATCGTTGCTTGGCTTACTTCGAGCTCTACCATGTGCCACAACACAACTGGGTGGCAACATCATCACTCTACGTCGAAGGCCATGCCGCTCTCTAGCTTCGGGCCTTCCGTCAGACGCATCCAGTGATCACTTGGGATTTGTTTCGCCGGGCAGTGGAAGAGGAATTCGGCCCTGAGGAGTTCGAGTCCTCGATGCATGATTTGTTGCAGCTTCGACAGACAGGCACAGTCGCAGAGTACAGGCAGCAATTTGAGGTGCACATGTACAACATGATCGCACTCGACGCCACATTGAGCTCCAAATTTTTTGTCACCCAATTTTTGCTCGGCCTCAAAGATGAATTGCGAGCCGCGGTGCGCATCCAAGCACCGACCAGCATTACCAGAGCCACCGTATTTGCACGCATACAGGAGGAGGAATTGGACATTCAGCGCCCTCGCCTACGACCCGCTTCTGCAGGACAGCCACCGCCACTGCCTAGCGTGCCACCGGCGTTGGGACGTCCTCCCCCAACACCATCAGTGCCACCTGCCACTTTAGTACCCCGCATCGTTCCGGCACCTAAGCAAGCCCCGGACGACTTCGGGCGCGAGCGGCAGCTGCGAGACTACAGACGCCAGCATGGCCTCTGTTTTCGTTGTGGCGACAAATACTCCAGGGACCATCAATGCAAACGCTCAGCGCAGTTGCTCACAATAGAGGTGGGTGATCATGGGGAAGTGCTATCTGACGAAGCCGTGCACGCGCTGCAGTTACTTGATGAGCCAGACGGGGCTGCAGATCCCGCGTGCTGCCTTCTTTCTGCACACGCGGTGGAAGGCACGGAAACAGCGGAAACCATTCGCCTGCGAGCAACTGTGGGTAACCAGACGATGCTGCTGTTGGTGGACTCGGGGAGCACGCACAGTTTTGTCAATTCAACATTTGCTGTCAGAATtggagcaacaacaacaacacccatTCCTTCCATTGCTGTACGGGTAGCCAATGGCCAGCGACTGAACTGCACAGCCATGGTACCGCAGCTCCAGTGGTGCAGCCAGGAACACACATTCAGCACAGATATGCGTGTGCTGGACTTGGGCGTCTATGATGCAGTTCTCGGCGTCGACTGGCTAGCGCAACATAGCCCCATGAAGTGTGATTGGCAGTTGAAAACAATGCAATTCGAGCGTGATGGGACAGCAGTACACCTACAGGGAGTTAGATCGGATGAATCGCCAACCCTTACTGCTTTGGATGCTGCTTCTCTTTGGCAAATGCATGATGCAAATGAGATTTGGGGGGCTGCTTTAATAGAACTCCAAATGGCGCCAATACCAGATTCAGCAACAGCTCAACCACCACCAGTTGTGATCCAACGCATTCTAACGGAGTTCAGTGATGTCTTTGCTGAACCTACAGGATTACCTCCCCGCCGTCAATACGACCATGCTATCACTCTAGAACCGGGGGCCACACCAATCAACTGTCGCCCGTACCGTTATTCTCCGTTGCAGAAAGACGAGATAGAGCGTCAGGTTACGGAAATGCTGCGGACAGGGATCATTACTCATAGTATGAGTCCCTACGCCGCTCCTGTACTCCTGgtgaaaaagaaggatggaacctgGCGCTTCTGCGTAGATTACAGACGCCTGAACATGGTGACCATCAAAAACAGATTTCCCCTTCCCGTCATCGACGAGCTACTGGATGAACTTGCTGGCGCCGCcttcttttccaagatcgatctgcgagctggataccatcagatccgtaTGAAAAAAGGCGACGAGGAGAAAACTGCATTCAAAACGCATCACGGCCACTTTGAGTTCCGTGTCATGCCATTTGGGGTCACCAACGGACCACCCACATTCCAATGTGTCATAAACTCGGTGTTCTCCGGACCAAATCGTAAGTTCGTCATTACTTTTCTCGATGACATCTTGGTGTTCAGCCGTTCTCTGCAGGAGCATGTTGATCATCTGCGCACCGTCTTCTCCATTCTGCGACAACATCAACTGTATGCCAAACAATCCAAGTGCTCCTTTGCACATCCCAGCATTGAATACCTCGGGCATGTTATTTCCAGGGAGGGCGTGGCAACTGATAAGAGCAAGACTAGTGCCATGTCTGCGTGGCCGACACCGACAAATGCCACTGAACTCCGGGGTTTTCTGGGTTTGACAGGCTATTACCGCAAGTTTGTGAAGAACTATGGGATTCTCGCCAAGCCATTGACTCAATTGCTCACTAAGAAAGGATTCAGTTGGATAGATCAAGCTCAAGCGGCGTTCGACCTCCTCAAACAAGCAATGGTGAACACCCCAGTGCTATCTCTGCCTGATTTCAACCGCCCGTTCTCCATCGAGACGGACGCGTGTGATACGGGTGTGGGCGCTGTCCTAGTACAAGAAGGCCACCCTGTCGCCTACTTAAGCAAGGCTCTGGGCACACGCAATCAACGCCGTTCCATTTACGAGAAAGAATTCCTTGCGGTGATCATGGCGATAGACAGGTGGCGCGCCTACCTACAATGGGCACCATTCGTCATCgtcacggatcataagagcttgtgCAGCTTGGGGGAGCAATAGTTGGACACCGAGTTACAGCGCAAGGCGATGTCCAAGCTTGTGGGACTGCAATTCTCGTTCAAGTACCGGCGCGGTGTTGACAATGGTGCCGCAGATGCATTGTCTCGCGTCGGGCATCTTCTTTCCCTCGATGCCATCTCCGTGTGCCAACCACAGTGGCTGCAAGAAGTCGCGAACTCATACGAGACGGACGCTGACGCCCAAGATCTGCTGCAACGGTTGGCTGTCTTCAGTCCGGATGAGCATGGCTACGAGCTCAGGCAAGGCGTGATCCGCCTTCAGGACCGGCTATGGATTGGTGCCAACACTGCACTCCAGACCAAACTAATCAGTGCTTTCCATGCCAGCGCAATTGGGGGTCACTCTGGAGTCACGACCACATATCAGCGCCTCAAGAAGCTATTTGCCTGGCGGGGCCTCAAGCAGGCCGTGGAGGAATTCGTGCACCAGTGTGCCGTTTGCCAACACGCCAAGCACGAGCATATCAAGCCACCCGGACTGCTGGAACCTCTGCCCATCCCTACAGAGCCGTGGCATGACCTCACCATGGACTTCATCGAAGGTTTGCCACTGTCTGAGGGCTGTGAGGTGATCATGGTCGTTGTTGACCGGTTCACTAAGTACGCGCATTTTGTGCCCTTGCGTCACCCCTTCACAGCAGCAACAGTGGCGCGTGCATTCTGGGACAGCATCATCAAGCTGCACGGGGTGCCACACTCGATTGTCTCGGATCGCGATCCTATCTTCACCAGCAAAATGTGGCGTGCTCTCCACGACACCGCCGGCACCAAGCTCAGTTACTCGACAGCATATCAccctcagacggatggacagagCGAGCGCGTCAATCAATGCCTCGAGATGTATCTGCGATGTGCGGTGCATGACAATCCCAAGCAGTGGCGAAAGTGGCCGTCCACGGCTGAGTTCTGGTACAATACCACCTATCACTCATCGCTAAACACAACACCGTTCCAGGCACTCTACGGCAAAGAACCCAACCTGGGTGGTCTACCTACTTTGGCCACCAGGTTGCCCGCGGATGCAAGCACCGAGCTGGACTGGGCAACTCACAGTGGCTGGCTCCGTGATCAATTGGCGCGGGCTCAAAACAGGTGCAAGCAAAAGACTGATCGCAATCGTACAGAGCGTTCCTTAGAAGTGGGTGATTCAGTGCTGCTCAAGCTTCAGCCATATACACAGTCAACAGTGGCTAACCGCCCGTACCCCAAATTGGCGTACAAGTTCTTTGGTCCATTTCAGATTCTGGAACGCATTGGTCCTTTGGCTTACAAGCTCCAGTTGCCGGACGACGGTCGCATACACCCAGTTTTTCATGTCTCGCAGCTCAAGCCCTTCACTCCGGACTACAGTCCAGTTTTCTCAGAGCTACCCCGTGCACCGAACCTCACAGCGGCACCGGTACAACCTATTGCCATTCTCGAACGTCGCATGGTGAAGAAAGGCAACAACTCAATTGTGCAGGTCAAAGTTCAGTGGTCTTCGTTAGCTCCTGAATCCTCGACCTGGGAGGATTATTCTGTGCTCCGTCAGCGCTACCCGGAGGCAAGCTGTTGGGATGAAGACGCTCGCGCTCAAGGGGAGGCAAATGTCACACCTGATACATGAGTATCGGTGGACCTGGAAGGTGAAATAGATAGAAAGGGGTGAGCGTGTGTGTGCCATTGGGCCACATGTGGCCAGGCGTGTGTGTGCAAGTATAAGAGACCTACCCTGTACTCCGTGGAGGATATGAAATAAGAAAAGTCTAGTTGCCCTCATCCCCTTTCTCTCCTTCTCACCTATCCTGCTCCTCTCCTCGTCCCTTACCTCTGGCCGTGAAGCCGATCCCCTCTTGGGTCGTCACATCTTCAAGTAAATTCTCTACCGTACCAAATAGAGCATAATTACATTGACATCTTCAAGTAAATTCCTTTTTTTAACCAGGATGCTGCATATAAAACCCATGTGGCACGGGATTACTATGGGATTGAAGCTACAATCGACGTATATGGTCTCTCTTTGCGTCAAGATCAACACAGTGGAGCTGCCTTGATTATTAAGAATTCGAAATCGTTCCATCGTAACATGATTGTTGTTGGATGGCATGTAAGTCACTTTCatttattttgtattttattttctTACTATATGTGTATGGTAGTACAAGTATGTTCCCAACTAATTTTATTTAATCCACAGGCTTATCCATGGCAGTATGGTGGTAATACAGACACTCGCTTTTTCACTTACTGGACGGTAAGAACAACAcgtcatgcatttcaaaaaaatgTGTTGGGGTAATTTCTCTTGTTGCTAATTGCTTTAAAATTGTTTCATAGAGCGATAACCAAGGATGGACGGGCTGCTACGATTTAACCTGTCCAGCAGGTTATGTTCCTGAGAAAGGTGCCATAGTGCCAGGAACTAAACTGAGCCCCGTTTCGAACCCCAATGGAGCCAAGCAAACCATCAACCTAAAAGTTTTCAAGGTAAACATAATGTATCTTTATCTTGCAATATGAATTTGTACAGAGTTGCAATTCCAGGCCAACCAAATTTCTGGTTTCGGAGTTTGTGTAGGACAAAGCAACGGGAGACTGGCTTGTGCACTGTGGGTTCGGGTCGAAGCCAAAGTTAATCGGTCGTTTCCCGAAGACCTTGTTCACCACCTTGGCCGACAAGGCAGATGAGATACAAGCCCGAGGTTTTGTGCTGACTCAAGCTAGTCCTTTGGCCCCGATGGGGAGCGGTTTCCGTCCCAGCAACGTGAAAGCTGCATCATTCAGCAATATCATGTTTCTGGATCAAGATGGCAAGAGGTTCCGAGCCCCGCAAGATTTCACGCCCTACATGACGAACGACAAGGTGTACACCGTGTCCCTGATCAGCCCCAACGGCAGGTTCACATATGGCGGGccgtctaaatgatgctatttgttCACGGTCGATGTCTGGTTTGCTTGCACCACATGTAACGTTTGAGATATGACAAAACTTTCTTTCATGTCACATTTGCttgttattttttctgtaaaaAGTGCAGCGGACActgaatcaatcaaaaatccaatgCCCAGGTAACGAACAGGAGAAAAAACTACCTCCAGAACGTTCTATCAAACTGTCCTTGCTAGAGAGCAGAAACAGGTGAAAACTTTATATTGAGAATTGGAGGCCGTACCCCCTCTATCACAAATTATGACATCCACTCTCCCGCTTGGGAAGATGGTAAGCCATCGCATTCACCAAGTGTAATATGGACCACTAGCCTAAGCCACGGCCCTTCATGATCGGCCGTGGACCCCGTCCAGGTAAGTACGTTTCAAGGTTGCACCATAACTTGCTTATATAGCCTGCTCCCCGTCCCTTTCTCCTCACGttggcgaggtggtactaaaaagAGCGCCATGGTACAGGTACTGTTGAGGTTGCTCAGTTGTTGACTGATAACAGAGTGATCTGGTTGTAAGACAGAACAAGTAGGAAAAACATCTATCTGATCTGCCCTGTTTGATGGGCAGTCAGACTGAAGATGTAAATGCTACTccctccggcccataatataagatcgtacAACCGATCTTATATTatgaaacgaagggagtaaaacATTTGCTCTTTCAGTGCCATGCCACTCATAGTTTGGTCAAGTTATCCCCACAACAAGGAGCCTTCTCCCTCCATCATAATAACAATGAACACTGAATCAATCGAGAATCCAATGCCCAATTACAACAACACAGCGGCACAAACCGAGAAAGAAGAATGCGGTAACATCAATGAGTCTTACACGCTAGGTTCTTTTACAAACCTTCTAAGGGGGGCCTACATAGCCTTTGACGAAGCAACCCCCCCTCGTTGTAACAGCTTCCGGCGCTGGCGCTCTACTTGCCGGCTGCAGTGTGATACTGAGTGACCATTGACATGGTCAGGACATAAGGTGACAAAGGACCAGATGGTCGCATCGAGGGTCATACTACTCTGGGCTGCTGCGGGCTCAGCATCTCGTCCTCGGACGAGACATCGTGCTTCGAAGACGGCTTCTGCTTCTGCCCGTTTCGTCTCCTGCTGGTGTTCCCGCCTCGCGCCTTTGGCGCTTGCTTGGCGTCGCTCCTCTGCAGATAGACAAGTTGAAATGGTCAGCTTGGAAATGTCTAGCACAGATACTGTTCAGCACTCCACACAAATTAGTTAACCTCATTGCAGAAAACTAAGTGAAGGATTACACAAAAACATAAATATTCTTTTGTCTGTTATTGGTTACTAAACCACCAGGACATCCGAGACCAACTGTCGTGTGTTGTCGCCGTACGCCATGGCAAGTTGAGCCAACCAGTGTCAACCAGCACCGCTACTTTGAAGATTCTTAAAGAACAATAGAAAATACAGAATATCATCAGTTAACAGATGCGGCCTCATCATGAAGCATTCAACTGGTTGGCAATTTAAGGTAGCCAGAACGACACGTGATCTGGCGATAAAAGCAGGCGGTGAACAAGTCAGCAACAGCACCATACGACGTAGAACAACTTTAAGAAAAGGCGAACGTTACAATAAAGCAAAAAGGTCATGTGTGCCCCATCTATCTGTTTAGTTGCTAAAAAGCCATTATCCCACTGGAAACTTGCAATTTCTCTAAATCACGTAGACCATTAGACAAGAAGTCACATCATGCCAATACAAAAAAGCCTATCCAAAGGCAATTTACATACGCGAGAAAAGTAGCTCAGCGGACTGTTCTACCATGCGAGCCACGCTAAAGACAGTGATGTACCACTAATGAATCATTCCGAAGGCCCTACCGAGAAACCTCATAGCTGATAAGCAAGCCCTCGTGTGAAGAATACATCCAGTGGTGGAGCTAGATTTTGCATCACTTGGTTGGTGGTCCATCCAATGCAAAAAGTTCCACCGGGGCCCTCCACGTTTATTTTGGCCAGAATGTTTCATGATTATGGCGATGAAATTCCTAATTAGCTTAGAAGTGAACGTCTAGTGGCTTCCACAACCTGGGACCCTGTAGGCCCCTATCACCATCCAATGCAGGTGAACGAACCTGCACAAAGACCAAAAGGTCGCTACCTATCTAACTAACCCTTTCTCATGAATGGCCAGTCATGCTGGACAATGGAAAAGGTACCCAAAAGCCAAAAGTAGGACGAAGGATCGTTGCAAAACACCTATATATTCCAGTATACGAGGTTATGCTTGGTATCTGATGCTGAACTTATTAAGCAAAGCTAACACACCAAATTGACAAAGAAATAGGGACTTGCAAGGATACTTACCCCAAAACAAAACTCAGGCTGGCCGTAACCCGCACCCGCTTCCCCAGTTCTTGGAGGCTTCCCAGAGCCCATTGCTGATGAGCCACGCTTGTTAATGCCGTTACATGAGGCTGCTTCTGCCTCTGTAGCTAGCGGAGGTGGTGGAGATGGCGACGAGGAAGGGAAGGTCGAGAATGTTTGGAACGGGTCATGATGGCCCTTGGCAGGTCCATTGCAAAATCCCGAGTCAATGTCAGACTGGAACATGTCCACAAACAGCTGCTGCAGCTCCTCAAAGCTCTCCTGCCTCTGCAAATCCAAAGGCTCATTGTTATTGTCATGTTTTTCCTTGGATGAAGAGAGTCCAGGAAAAAAACATATCATTTTATAGTTGATTCCAGAAAAGTTCACCCAAGTTTCATTTTTGGTATCCAAGAAAAACCATGGAAGATATGGAACTCCAACAATCCTTTTCCAATACATGCATACTAAAATCATTATCTTTTTAAGCTACTGAAATCTTTCAAGTAAACCTAAGCAAGATATTAATGACTCGCCCACTCATATTTGGACAACTTTGTTATGTTTATTGACGAGTTTTTCAATGGACAAAGAAATATGTATGCAAATCATTATAGTTATGCTGTGAAAAGTAAAAAAACTTAAAATTTTCACTTTATGCTTAGCTCAGAATTTTGCAGCAGAAAAGCATACCCCGCCCCATGCCAACAATTTTTCCCATAATAGCACAAAATTCTAAACAAATAGCAGCAAGATTCTTGTAGAACAAATAAAACTTGACGAGGGCTCCAAGAAACCAAAAGGAGAATGGGTTCAGTCCAAAAACAGCATTTTTTTCATCCATGTTAGAGGATACGGTGACGAAGAACAAAAATAACtattttttcttccttttcctaGTTCTTCTTCCAAGCCCAGGATAAACATTTTACGAACAACGAAACAGATAAGATGATGGTTAGCGAAGTATGGTGATAAAATCAGTGTCGAAACCCAAAATAACAAAGATAGTGACAACTAATGCTAGATCACAAAAAACATCTAAAGCAGAGACCGTGAAGCGAATGGTTCTTACCGCTGGCCGTGTCTGGCTCATCATATGGGCCATCTCACCAAGGAAGTCCCCCATCCCCTGCATCTGCAAAACAATAGCAGAAAATGTCACTCACACTATAAGCAATACCGGCGGAAAGCCCGATTACAATGCGTGATCCTTACGCTGTCGTcgctgtcttcttcttcttggtacaCCCCTACGTCGTAGAGGAACCGCTTGTTGGCATCGGAGAGGACTGCACAAGAACAACAATGGATAGGGAGCACGAGGGCTCCATGCGATAAGTTTGCCAACTAGCTTGCTAGATCGGTTCGGCGGGTTAATCAGTTTGTTATTGCAACATGTAAAAAGTGATGTGGGGTGGATTGTGAGCACATAAATATGGGGGGAGAGGGTTGAGGTAGAGGCAAGGAAGATTGAGACCGGAATAGGCGCCCTGGATCTCCTGGAACTTCTCCTTGGCCTCCTCCATGCGCTTGGTCCCGCTGGAGGACGAGCATCTGTCCGGATGCCATCTCTGCAACAGGTCACAGATCAAGAAGTTCAGCTGAATTTACAACAGAaagaaggaagaaaaaaacagagcagtttCAGAGTTGGAACAGAGCAAAACTTGGGAGGAATCAAGCAATGTTCAACGAGTACGGAGATGGCAGGGCAGGCGAAATACGCCAATAATTGGCTACAGGCGTGGCGTCCGGGGATCTAAATCACCGGATCGACGAAGATCACGAGCTCCGGCGCAAACTCGCGTAAAGTATGGGGCGCAGACAGGACCGCAGCGCCGTTGGGCTACAGGAATACGAACGAACTTTGGCGCCAACCTCCAATTTCCAAACTCGAGATCGGCGACCGGTAATCATCCTCGCCGCCATGGCGCGAGGCGCAATCAACGGCGGCGCCTCCCCGATTCCCGGCCGAATCGAGAGCGGAGGGGACGTACCACGTAGATGCAGAGGAAGATTTGACTAAGAAAACGCGAAAACGTGCACAGCGGAGGAACAGAGGATGAGGCCGTGATTCTCGCTCACCATGGCGAGCTTCCGGTAGGCGAGCTTGAGGTCGGCGTCGGAGCACTCCTTGCTGAGCCCCAGCACGGCGTACAGGTcgccgccgccgggcgccgccgccCCCCCGCCGCCGCACCCGTTGTCGCCGCCGGTGGCCATGCCGCGTCCCGCGTCGCCGGCCGGAGGGGCTCGCTCGAGGATgcgcgggggaggaggagggggagaggggagaggagaggagggaggaggaggttccTGGTGTTTCCTTCCCTCTCTCGGCTCAGGTCGCTCCTCTCCTCCACGCACTGCCTGCCCCTGGAAGCCTCTGGAAGCACGGCCATCATGCCCACTTGACCCTTTTTAAAACGCTT
This window contains:
- the LOC123128646 gene encoding dnaJ homolog subfamily B member 6; amino-acid sequence: MATGGDNGCGGGGAAAPGGGDLYAVLGLSKECSDADLKLAYRKLAMRWHPDRCSSSSGTKRMEEAKEKFQEIQGAYSVLSDANKRFLYDVGVYQEEEDSDDSMQGMGDFLGEMAHMMSQTRPARQESFEELQQLFVDMFQSDIDSGFCNGPAKGHHDPFQTFSTFPSSSPSPPPPLATEAEAASCNGINKRGSSAMGSGKPPRTGEAGAGYGQPEFCFGRSDAKQAPKARGGNTSRRRNGQKQKPSSKHDVSSEDEMLSPQQPRVV